In Sphaerodactylus townsendi isolate TG3544 linkage group LG13, MPM_Stown_v2.3, whole genome shotgun sequence, one DNA window encodes the following:
- the SIRT4 gene encoding NAD-dependent protein lipoamidase sirtuin-4, mitochondrial isoform X1, whose product MSVGMASTLKAIEGCRVLLCFQPRYSYSTAKPAQTLAFVPASPPPDPLEVKKLQDFIFSSRRLFVITGAGISTESGIPDYRSEGVGLYARTDRRPIQHAEFLRSSRARQRYWARNFVGWPQFSSYQPNVAHLTLKKWETVGKLHWLVTQNVDALHVKAGNQRLTELHGSTHRVFCVSCGNQMPRAELQEHFEALNPTWRAEAHGVAPDGDVFLTEQQVQDFRVPSCNKCGGHLKPDVTFFGDTVSKEKVEFVYQRLAESDSVLVAGSSLQVYSAYKFALAAHDKKLPIAIVNIGPTRSDPIAFLKLNSRCGELLPLIVSQ is encoded by the exons ATGAGCGTGGGCATGGCCAGCACCCTAAAGGCTATAGAAGGATGCCGAGTCCTCCTTTGCTTTCAACCTCGCTATTCCTACTCAACCGCCAAGCCTGCTCAGACTCTCGCCTTCGTTCCAGCCAGTCCTCCCCCAGATCCTCTGGAAGTGAAGAAGCTGCAAGACTTTATTTTTTCCTCCCGGAGGTTGTTTGTGATCACTGGAGCGGGAATTTCTACTGAGTCTGGAATCCCAGACTATCGCTCGGAAGGGGTAGGCCTTTATGCCCGGACGGACAGGCGGCCCATCCAGCATGCTGAGTTTCTCCGAAGCTCCCGTGCCCGTCAACGGTATTGGGCCAGAAACTTTGTGGGCTGGCCACAGTTTTCTTCTTACCAGCCAAACGTGGCGCACCTGACTCTGAAGAAGTGGGAGACAGTAGGGAAGCTGCACTGGTTGGTGACCCAGAATGTAGATGCTCTTCATGTGAAGGCTGGAAATCAGCGGCTGACAGAGCTACATGGCAGCACACACAG GGTGTTTTGCGTCAGCTGTGGAAATCAGATGCCCCGTGCTGAGCTCCAGGAGCACTTTGAAGCCTTGAACCCCACGTGGAGAGCTGAAGCGCACGGAGTAGCTCCTGATGGGGATGTCTTCTTGACAGAACAGCAGGTGCAGGATTTCCGTGTTCCCTCCTGCAATAAGTGCGGTGGCCATCTCAAGCCAGATGTGACATTCTTCGGGGACACTGTCAGCAAGGAGAAAGTGGAATTTGTGTACCAGCGACTGGCAGAATCTGACTCTGTCCTTGTGGCAGGGTCTTCATTGCAG GTGTACTCAGCTTACAAGTTTGCTCTTGCGGCCCATGACAAGAAGCTACCAATTGCAATAGTTAACATTGGCCCCACAAGATCAGATCCCATTGCATTTCTGAAGCTGAATTCTCGTTGTGGAGAGCTGTTGCCCTTGATTGTCTCACAGTGA
- the SIRT4 gene encoding NAD-dependent protein lipoamidase sirtuin-4, mitochondrial isoform X3 — translation MSVGMASTLKAIEGCRVLLCFQPRYSYSTAKPAQTLAFVPASPPPDPLEVKKLQDFIFSSRRLFVITGAGISTESGIPDYRSEGVGLYARTDRRPIQHAEFLRSSRARQRYWARNFVGWPQFSSYQPNVAHLTLKKWETVGKLHWLVTQNVDALHVKAGNQRLTELHGSTHRVFCVSCGNQMPRAELQEHFEALNPTWRAEAHGVAPDGDVFLTEQQVQDFRVPSCNKCGGHLKPDVTFFGDTVSKEKVEFVYQRLAESDSVLVAGSSLQ, via the exons ATGAGCGTGGGCATGGCCAGCACCCTAAAGGCTATAGAAGGATGCCGAGTCCTCCTTTGCTTTCAACCTCGCTATTCCTACTCAACCGCCAAGCCTGCTCAGACTCTCGCCTTCGTTCCAGCCAGTCCTCCCCCAGATCCTCTGGAAGTGAAGAAGCTGCAAGACTTTATTTTTTCCTCCCGGAGGTTGTTTGTGATCACTGGAGCGGGAATTTCTACTGAGTCTGGAATCCCAGACTATCGCTCGGAAGGGGTAGGCCTTTATGCCCGGACGGACAGGCGGCCCATCCAGCATGCTGAGTTTCTCCGAAGCTCCCGTGCCCGTCAACGGTATTGGGCCAGAAACTTTGTGGGCTGGCCACAGTTTTCTTCTTACCAGCCAAACGTGGCGCACCTGACTCTGAAGAAGTGGGAGACAGTAGGGAAGCTGCACTGGTTGGTGACCCAGAATGTAGATGCTCTTCATGTGAAGGCTGGAAATCAGCGGCTGACAGAGCTACATGGCAGCACACACAG GGTGTTTTGCGTCAGCTGTGGAAATCAGATGCCCCGTGCTGAGCTCCAGGAGCACTTTGAAGCCTTGAACCCCACGTGGAGAGCTGAAGCGCACGGAGTAGCTCCTGATGGGGATGTCTTCTTGACAGAACAGCAGGTGCAGGATTTCCGTGTTCCCTCCTGCAATAAGTGCGGTGGCCATCTCAAGCCAGATGTGACATTCTTCGGGGACACTGTCAGCAAGGAGAAAGTGGAATTTGTGTACCAGCGACTGGCAGAATCTGACTCTGTCCTTGTGGCAGGGTCTTCATTGCAG TAG
- the SIRT4 gene encoding NAD-dependent protein lipoamidase sirtuin-4, mitochondrial isoform X2 produces the protein MSVGMASTLKAIEGCRVLLCFQPRYSYSTAKPAQTLAFVPASPPPDPLEVKKLQDFIFSSRRLFVITGAGISTESGIPDYRSEGVGLYARTDRRPIQHAEFLRSSRARQRYWARNFVGWPQFSSYQPNVAHLTLKKWETVGKLHWLVTQNVDALHVKAGNQRLTELHGSTHRVFCVSCGNQMPRAELQEHFEALNPTWRAEAHGVAPDGDVFLTEQQVQDFRVPSCNKCGGHLKPDVTFFGDTVSKEKVEFVYQRLAESDSVLVAGSSLQFVSQ, from the exons ATGAGCGTGGGCATGGCCAGCACCCTAAAGGCTATAGAAGGATGCCGAGTCCTCCTTTGCTTTCAACCTCGCTATTCCTACTCAACCGCCAAGCCTGCTCAGACTCTCGCCTTCGTTCCAGCCAGTCCTCCCCCAGATCCTCTGGAAGTGAAGAAGCTGCAAGACTTTATTTTTTCCTCCCGGAGGTTGTTTGTGATCACTGGAGCGGGAATTTCTACTGAGTCTGGAATCCCAGACTATCGCTCGGAAGGGGTAGGCCTTTATGCCCGGACGGACAGGCGGCCCATCCAGCATGCTGAGTTTCTCCGAAGCTCCCGTGCCCGTCAACGGTATTGGGCCAGAAACTTTGTGGGCTGGCCACAGTTTTCTTCTTACCAGCCAAACGTGGCGCACCTGACTCTGAAGAAGTGGGAGACAGTAGGGAAGCTGCACTGGTTGGTGACCCAGAATGTAGATGCTCTTCATGTGAAGGCTGGAAATCAGCGGCTGACAGAGCTACATGGCAGCACACACAG GGTGTTTTGCGTCAGCTGTGGAAATCAGATGCCCCGTGCTGAGCTCCAGGAGCACTTTGAAGCCTTGAACCCCACGTGGAGAGCTGAAGCGCACGGAGTAGCTCCTGATGGGGATGTCTTCTTGACAGAACAGCAGGTGCAGGATTTCCGTGTTCCCTCCTGCAATAAGTGCGGTGGCCATCTCAAGCCAGATGTGACATTCTTCGGGGACACTGTCAGCAAGGAGAAAGTGGAATTTGTGTACCAGCGACTGGCAGAATCTGACTCTGTCCTTGTGGCAGGGTCTTCATTGCAG TTTGTATCCCAGTAG